The following are encoded together in the Pseudomonas xantholysinigenes genome:
- a CDS encoding MFS transporter, which yields MNKPQSAVGHCLDVQSFINAQPLSRYQWRVVILCFLIVFLDGLDTAAMGFIAPALSQEWGIDRASLGPVMSAALIGMVFGALGSGPLADRFGRKGVLVGAVLVFGGFSLASAYASNVEQLLVLRFLTGLGLGAGMPNATTLLSEYTPERLKSLLVTSMFCGFNLGMAGGGFMSAKLIPAYGWHSLLVLGGVLPLLLALVLLVWLPESARFLVVRNRGSDKVRKTLAPIAPALVAQAASFSVPEQKAVAARNVFAVIFSGTYGLGTVLLWLTYFMGLVIVYLLTSWLPTLMRDSGASMEQAAFIGALFQFGGVLSAVAVGWAMDRFNPHKVIGIFYLLAGVFAYAVGQSLGNITLLATLVLVAGMCVNGAQSAMPSLAARFYPTQGRATGVSWMLGIGRFGAILGAWSGATLLGLGWTFEQVLTALLVPAALATIGVVVKGLVSHADAT from the coding sequence ATGAACAAACCGCAATCCGCCGTCGGCCACTGCCTCGACGTCCAGTCCTTCATCAATGCCCAACCCTTGTCACGTTACCAATGGCGGGTAGTGATCCTGTGCTTCTTGATTGTCTTCCTCGATGGCCTGGATACCGCCGCCATGGGGTTCATCGCCCCGGCGTTGTCCCAGGAGTGGGGCATCGACCGTGCCAGCCTGGGTCCGGTGATGAGCGCCGCGTTGATCGGCATGGTGTTCGGCGCGCTGGGCTCCGGTCCCCTCGCCGACCGCTTTGGGCGCAAAGGCGTGCTGGTGGGGGCGGTATTGGTGTTCGGCGGGTTCAGCCTGGCCTCGGCCTATGCGAGTAACGTCGAGCAACTGCTGGTGCTGCGCTTTCTCACCGGGCTCGGCTTGGGCGCCGGCATGCCCAACGCCACCACGCTGCTTTCCGAATACACCCCCGAACGGCTCAAGTCGCTGCTGGTGACCAGCATGTTCTGCGGTTTCAACCTCGGCATGGCCGGTGGCGGGTTCATGTCCGCCAAGCTGATCCCGGCTTATGGCTGGCATAGCCTGCTGGTACTTGGCGGCGTGCTGCCGCTGCTGCTGGCGTTGGTGTTGCTGGTCTGGCTGCCGGAGTCGGCGCGTTTCCTGGTGGTGCGCAACCGGGGCAGCGACAAGGTGCGCAAGACCCTGGCGCCCATCGCGCCGGCACTGGTGGCCCAGGCTGCCAGCTTCAGCGTGCCAGAGCAGAAGGCGGTGGCGGCGCGCAACGTGTTCGCGGTGATCTTCTCCGGCACCTACGGCCTGGGCACTGTGCTGCTGTGGCTGACCTATTTCATGGGCCTGGTGATCGTCTATCTGCTGACCAGCTGGCTGCCGACGCTGATGCGCGACAGTGGCGCGAGCATGGAGCAGGCGGCGTTCATCGGCGCACTGTTCCAGTTTGGCGGCGTGCTCAGCGCGGTGGCGGTGGGCTGGGCGATGGACCGTTTCAATCCACACAAGGTGATCGGCATCTTCTACCTGCTGGCCGGCGTGTTTGCCTACGCGGTGGGGCAGAGCCTGGGCAACATCACCCTGTTGGCGACCCTGGTGCTGGTTGCGGGCATGTGTGTGAACGGCGCGCAATCGGCGATGCCGTCGCTGGCGGCGCGGTTCTATCCGACCCAGGGACGGGCGACCGGGGTGTCGTGGATGCTTGGCATCGGGCGTTTTGGCGCGATTCTCGGCGCCTGGAGCGGGGCGACACTGTTGGGTCTGGGGTGGACCTTCGAGCAGGTATTGACCGCACTGCTGGTGCCGGCGGCGCTGGCCACCATCGGCGTGGTGGTAAAGGGTTTGGTGAGCCACGCCGATGCGACCTGA
- a CDS encoding MFS family transporter: protein MTSSYYTGEERSKRIFAIVGASSGNLVEWFDFYVYAFCAIYFAPAFFPSDDPTVQLLNTAGVFAAGFLMRPIGGWVFGRLADRHGRKNSLMISVLMMCGGSLIIACLPTYASIGAWAPALLLLARLIQGLSVGGEYGTTATYMSEVALRGQRGFFASFQYVTLIGGQLLAVLVVVILQQLLSEDELRAYGWRIPFVVGAIAALISLMLRRSLKETSSAETRQDKDAGTIRGLFRNHAAAFVTVLGYTAGGSLIFYTFTTYMQKYLVNTAGMNAKSASFVMTGALFLFMVLQPVFGMLSDRIGRRNSMLLFGALGTLFTVPLLMALKTVTSPFLAFVLVSLALCIVSFYTSISGLVKAEMFPPQVRALGVGLAYAVANAVFGGSAEYVALGLKTLGMENTFYWYVTAMMAVAFLFSLRLPKQAAYLHHDH, encoded by the coding sequence ATGACTTCCAGCTATTACACCGGCGAAGAACGCAGCAAGCGCATCTTCGCCATCGTCGGCGCCTCGTCGGGCAATCTGGTGGAATGGTTCGACTTCTATGTCTATGCCTTCTGCGCCATCTATTTCGCCCCGGCATTCTTCCCTTCCGACGACCCGACGGTACAGTTGCTCAATACTGCCGGCGTGTTCGCCGCCGGTTTTCTGATGCGGCCCATCGGCGGCTGGGTCTTCGGCCGCCTGGCCGACCGCCACGGGCGCAAGAACTCGCTGATGATCTCGGTGCTGATGATGTGCGGCGGTTCGCTGATCATTGCCTGCCTGCCCACCTACGCCAGCATCGGCGCCTGGGCGCCAGCCCTGCTGTTGCTGGCGCGGTTGATCCAGGGGCTGTCGGTAGGCGGCGAATACGGCACCACCGCCACCTACATGAGTGAAGTGGCGCTGCGCGGCCAGCGCGGGTTCTTCGCCTCGTTCCAGTACGTGACCCTGATCGGCGGCCAGTTGCTGGCGGTGCTGGTGGTGGTGATCCTGCAGCAACTGCTCAGCGAGGACGAACTGCGCGCATACGGCTGGCGCATTCCGTTCGTGGTCGGTGCCATCGCCGCGTTGATCTCGCTGATGCTGCGTCGCTCGCTGAAAGAGACCAGCAGCGCCGAGACCCGTCAGGACAAGGACGCCGGTACCATCCGTGGGCTGTTCCGCAACCACGCCGCAGCCTTTGTCACGGTGCTGGGCTATACCGCCGGTGGTTCGCTGATTTTCTACACCTTCACCACCTACATGCAGAAGTATCTGGTCAACACCGCGGGGATGAACGCCAAGAGCGCCAGTTTCGTGATGACCGGCGCGCTGTTCCTGTTCATGGTCCTGCAGCCGGTGTTCGGCATGCTCTCCGACCGCATCGGCCGGCGTAACTCGATGCTGCTGTTCGGTGCCTTGGGCACGCTCTTCACCGTGCCGCTGCTGATGGCGCTGAAGACCGTGACCAGCCCGTTCCTGGCCTTCGTGCTGGTCAGCCTGGCCTTGTGCATCGTCAGCTTCTACACCTCGATCAGCGGCCTGGTGAAGGCCGAGATGTTCCCGCCGCAGGTACGCGCGCTGGGTGTCGGGCTGGCCTATGCGGTGGCCAACGCGGTGTTCGGTGGCTCGGCCGAGTACGTGGCCCTGGGCTTGAAAACCCTGGGGATGGAGAACACCTTCTACTGGTACGTGACGGCCATGATGGCCGTGGCCTTCCTGTTCAGCCTGCGCCTGCCCAAGCAGGCGGCGTATCTGCACCATGACCATTAA
- a CDS encoding CoA transferase subunit A, producing MAAILSLHEAVKQFVHDGDSVALEGFTHLIPTAAGHEIIRQGKRDLTLVRMTPDLIYDQLIGAGCARKLIFSWGGNPGVGSLHRLRDAVEKQWPHAIEIEEHSHADLANAYVAGASGLPFAVLRAYAGSDLPKVNPLIKSVTCPFTGEVLAAVPSVRPDVTVIHAQKADRKGNVLLWGILGVQKEAALAAKRCIVTVEEIVDDLNAPMNACVLPTWALSAVCLVPGGAHPSYAHGYYERDNRFYQAWDPIARDRESFCAWIDSYIRGTRDFTEFQAKLASTAEAAQ from the coding sequence ATGGCAGCAATCCTCTCGCTTCACGAGGCTGTGAAGCAGTTCGTCCACGATGGCGACAGCGTCGCCCTCGAGGGCTTCACCCACTTGATCCCCACCGCCGCCGGCCACGAGATCATCCGCCAAGGCAAGCGCGACCTGACCTTGGTGCGCATGACTCCGGACCTGATCTACGACCAGCTGATCGGCGCCGGCTGCGCGCGCAAGCTGATCTTTTCCTGGGGCGGCAACCCGGGTGTCGGTTCGCTGCACCGCCTGCGCGACGCGGTGGAAAAACAGTGGCCGCACGCTATCGAGATCGAAGAACACAGCCATGCCGACCTGGCCAATGCCTATGTCGCCGGCGCTTCCGGCCTGCCGTTCGCCGTGCTGCGCGCCTACGCCGGATCCGACCTGCCGAAGGTCAACCCGCTGATCAAGAGCGTCACCTGTCCGTTCACCGGCGAGGTGCTCGCCGCCGTGCCCTCGGTGCGCCCGGACGTTACCGTGATTCACGCGCAAAAGGCCGACCGCAAGGGCAACGTGCTGCTGTGGGGCATCCTCGGCGTGCAGAAGGAAGCGGCCCTGGCGGCCAAGCGCTGCATTGTCACCGTCGAGGAGATCGTCGATGACCTGAACGCGCCGATGAATGCCTGCGTGTTGCCGACCTGGGCGCTCAGCGCGGTGTGCCTGGTGCCCGGTGGCGCCCACCCGTCCTACGCCCATGGCTACTACGAGCGCGACAACCGCTTCTACCAGGCCTGGGACCCGATTGCCCGCGACCGCGAGTCGTTCTGCGCCTGGATCGACAGCTATATCCGTGGCACCCGGGACTTCACCGAATTCCAGGCCAAGCTGGCCAGCACCGCGGAGGCCGCGCAATGA
- a CDS encoding helicase HerA-like domain-containing protein, whose protein sequence is MSDSSQMVVGAGPDGQPVSQAMRLANRHGLVAGATGTGKTVTLQHLAELFSDAGVAVFAADVKGDLCGLGAAGAPQGKVAERIAGMPWLNHRPQAYPVSLWDIAGQTGHPLRTTMSEMGPLLLGNLLELTDSQQAALYAAFKVADREGLLLLDLKDLKALLAHLKDNPQLLGEDSALMTSASTQALLRRLATLEQQGAEALFGEPALQLEDLLRLDGDGRGRIHLLDASRLVHDAPKAYATFLLWLLAELFEQLPERGDADKPVLALFFDEAHLLFNGTPKALQDRLEQVVRLIRSKGVGVYFVTQSPGDLPDAVLAQLGLRIQHGLRAFTAKEQKSLRAVADGFRPNPAFDSLAVLTELGIGEALVGTLEEKGTPAMVQRVLIAPPQSRIGPLSAAERSALIASSPLAGRYDKPIDRESAYELLTQRKGEPVEPAPQPKAEEDSFADKAGEFLQSAAGQAIKSAVRQAANQLGRQLVRGLMGSLLGGKKR, encoded by the coding sequence ATGTCAGATTCTTCGCAAATGGTTGTAGGAGCAGGCCCTGACGGCCAGCCGGTATCCCAGGCCATGCGCCTGGCCAACCGCCATGGCCTGGTGGCGGGGGCCACCGGCACCGGCAAGACCGTCACCTTGCAGCACCTGGCCGAGCTGTTCAGCGATGCCGGGGTCGCGGTGTTCGCCGCCGACGTCAAGGGTGATCTGTGTGGCCTGGGCGCGGCCGGCGCGCCGCAGGGCAAGGTGGCCGAACGCATCGCCGGCATGCCCTGGCTGAACCACCGGCCCCAGGCATATCCGGTCAGCTTGTGGGATATCGCCGGGCAAACGGGGCATCCACTGCGTACCACAATGAGCGAGATGGGCCCCTTGTTGCTGGGCAACCTGCTGGAACTGACCGACAGCCAGCAGGCGGCCTTGTACGCCGCCTTCAAGGTGGCCGATCGCGAAGGCCTGTTGTTGCTCGACCTGAAAGACCTCAAGGCCTTGCTCGCTCACCTGAAGGACAACCCGCAGCTGCTCGGCGAGGACAGTGCGCTGATGACCAGCGCGTCGACCCAGGCCTTGCTGCGGCGCCTGGCGACCCTGGAGCAACAAGGCGCCGAGGCGCTGTTCGGTGAGCCTGCCCTGCAACTGGAAGACCTGCTGCGCCTGGATGGCGATGGCCGCGGGCGTATCCACCTGCTCGACGCCAGCCGCCTGGTGCATGATGCGCCCAAGGCCTACGCGACCTTCCTGCTGTGGTTGCTGGCCGAGCTGTTCGAGCAATTGCCTGAGCGCGGGGACGCCGACAAGCCGGTGCTGGCGTTGTTCTTCGACGAAGCGCACCTGCTGTTCAACGGTACGCCCAAGGCGTTGCAGGACCGTTTGGAGCAGGTCGTGCGCTTGATCCGCTCCAAGGGCGTGGGGGTGTACTTCGTCACCCAGTCGCCAGGCGACCTGCCGGACGCGGTGCTGGCCCAGCTGGGCCTGCGTATTCAGCATGGCTTGCGCGCATTCACGGCCAAGGAGCAGAAATCCCTGCGTGCGGTGGCCGATGGCTTCCGGCCGAACCCGGCGTTCGACAGCCTGGCGGTGCTCACTGAGCTGGGCATTGGCGAGGCACTGGTTGGGACCCTGGAGGAAAAGGGCACGCCAGCCATGGTCCAGCGGGTGCTTATCGCGCCACCGCAGTCGCGCATCGGGCCGTTGAGCGCGGCCGAGCGCAGCGCGTTGATCGCTTCGTCGCCGCTGGCCGGGCGTTATGACAAACCGATCGATCGCGAGTCGGCCTATGAGTTGCTGACCCAGCGCAAAGGCGAACCGGTGGAGCCGGCACCGCAGCCCAAGGCTGAGGAGGACAGTTTTGCCGACAAGGCTGGCGAGTTCCTGCAGAGTGCGGCAGGGCAGGCGATCAAGTCGGCGGTGCGCCAGGCGGCCAACCAGTTGGGCCGGCAGTTGGTGCGCGGCTTGATGGGGTCGTTGTTGGGGGGCAAGAAGCGCTAG
- the pcaR gene encoding pca regulon transcriptional regulator PcaR, producing the protein MSEETNGPVANEPARSNASALAPPIVASAAKRIQAFTGDPDFMTSLARGLAVIQAFQERKRHLTIAQISHRTEIPRAAVRRCLHTLMKLGYATTDGRTYSLLPKVLTLGHAYLSSTPLAVSAQPYLDRISDQLHEAANMATLEGDDILYIARSATVERLISVDLSVGGRLPAYCTSMGRILLAALDDASLHEYLDRADLKARTSRTLHDAQSLLACIQQVREQGWCVVDQELEQGLRSIAVPIYDASGQVLAALNVSTHVGRVSRGELEQRFLPILLAASRDLCHQLFG; encoded by the coding sequence ATGAGCGAAGAAACCAACGGCCCCGTGGCGAACGAGCCTGCGCGCAGCAACGCCTCGGCTCTGGCTCCGCCGATCGTGGCCTCGGCGGCCAAGCGGATCCAGGCGTTCACCGGTGACCCGGATTTCATGACGTCCCTGGCCCGTGGCCTGGCGGTAATTCAGGCATTCCAGGAACGCAAGCGCCACCTGACCATCGCCCAGATCAGCCACCGTACGGAAATTCCCCGCGCGGCGGTGCGCCGTTGCCTGCACACCCTGATGAAGCTTGGTTATGCCACCACTGACGGGCGCACCTATTCGCTATTGCCCAAGGTGCTGACCCTGGGCCATGCCTACCTCTCTTCCACGCCGCTGGCGGTGTCGGCCCAACCTTACCTGGACCGGATCAGCGACCAACTGCACGAAGCGGCCAACATGGCGACCCTGGAAGGGGACGACATCCTTTATATAGCGCGCTCAGCCACGGTCGAACGGCTGATCTCGGTCGACCTGTCGGTCGGCGGGCGATTGCCGGCCTATTGCACCTCGATGGGGCGCATTCTGTTGGCGGCGCTGGATGACGCCAGCCTGCACGAGTACCTGGATCGGGCCGACCTCAAGGCGCGGACCAGCCGTACCCTGCATGATGCGCAGTCGCTGCTGGCCTGTATCCAGCAGGTGCGGGAACAAGGCTGGTGCGTGGTGGATCAGGAGCTGGAGCAGGGCCTGCGTTCGATTGCCGTGCCGATCTACGATGCCTCGGGGCAGGTGCTGGCGGCGTTGAATGTCAGCACCCATGTGGGGCGGGTCAGTCGTGGCGAGCTGGAGCAGCGCTTCCTGCCGATCCTGTTGGCGGCCAGCCGTGACCTGTGCCATCAGTTGTTCGGCTGA
- the pcaF gene encoding 3-oxoadipyl-CoA thiolase, with amino-acid sequence MMRDVFICDAVRTPIGRFGGALAGVRADDLAAVPLKALIERNPSVRWDQLDEVFLGCANQAGEDNRNVARMALLLAGLPQSVPGVTLNRLCASGMDAIGTAFRAIASGEMELAIAGGVESMSRAPFVMGKAESGYARNMKLEDTTIGWRFINPLMKAQYGVDAMPETADNVADDYQVSRADQDAFALRSQQKAAAAQAAGYFAEEIVPVRITHKKGETLVEQDEHLRADTTLEALSRLKPVNGPDKTVTAGNASGVNDGAAALILASAEAVKKHGLTPRARVLGMASAGVAPRVMGIGPVPAVRKLTERLGVAVNDFDVIELNEAFASQGLAVLRELGVADDAPQVNPNGGAIALGHPLGMSGARLVLTALHQLEKSGGRKGLATMCVGVGQGLALAIERV; translated from the coding sequence CTGATGCGCGACGTATTCATCTGTGACGCCGTGCGTACACCCATTGGCCGCTTTGGCGGCGCCCTGGCCGGGGTGCGTGCCGACGACCTGGCGGCGGTGCCGCTGAAGGCGCTGATCGAGCGCAACCCAAGCGTGCGTTGGGACCAGCTCGATGAAGTGTTCCTTGGCTGCGCCAACCAGGCCGGCGAGGACAACCGCAACGTGGCGCGCATGGCGCTGTTGCTGGCCGGCCTGCCGCAGAGCGTTCCCGGCGTGACCCTAAACCGTTTGTGCGCCTCGGGCATGGACGCCATCGGCACCGCCTTCCGTGCCATTGCCAGTGGCGAGATGGAACTGGCCATTGCCGGCGGCGTCGAGTCGATGTCCCGCGCGCCGTTCGTCATGGGCAAGGCCGAAAGCGGTTACGCGCGCAACATGAAGCTGGAGGACACCACCATTGGCTGGCGCTTCATCAACCCCTTGATGAAAGCCCAGTACGGCGTGGACGCGATGCCTGAGACCGCCGACAACGTCGCCGATGACTACCAGGTGTCGCGCGCCGATCAGGACGCCTTCGCCCTGCGCAGCCAGCAGAAGGCCGCTGCCGCCCAGGCCGCCGGCTATTTTGCCGAGGAGATCGTGCCGGTGCGTATTACCCACAAGAAAGGCGAGACCCTGGTCGAGCAGGATGAACACCTGCGTGCGGATACCACGCTGGAGGCTTTGAGCAGGCTCAAGCCCGTCAACGGCCCGGACAAGACGGTCACCGCAGGCAACGCCTCGGGCGTCAACGATGGCGCCGCCGCGCTGATCCTGGCCTCGGCCGAGGCGGTGAAGAAACATGGCCTGACCCCACGTGCCCGGGTGCTGGGCATGGCCAGCGCCGGCGTTGCGCCGCGGGTGATGGGCATCGGCCCGGTGCCGGCGGTGCGCAAGCTGACCGAGCGCCTGGGCGTGGCGGTGAACGATTTCGATGTCATCGAACTCAACGAGGCGTTTGCCAGCCAGGGCCTGGCGGTGCTGCGCGAGCTGGGCGTGGCGGACGATGCGCCGCAAGTGAACCCCAATGGTGGTGCGATCGCCCTCGGCCATCCGCTGGGCATGAGCGGCGCGCGGCTGGTGCTGACGGCGTTGCACCAGCTGGAGAAAAGCGGCGGGCGCAAAGGGCTGGCGACCATGTGTGTGGGCGTCGGTCAGGGCCTGGCGTTGGCCATCGAGCGGGTCTGA
- a CDS encoding inorganic phosphate transporter, whose product MIDLFSGLDAWVVVSLMLALTFVLAFEFINGFHDTANAVATVIYTKAMPPHLAVFFSGVFNFLGVLLGGVGVAYAIVHLLPVELLINVNTGHGLAMVFSLLAAAITWNLGTWYFGIPASSSHTLIGSILGVGLANALLSDIPLGDGVNWQKAIDIALSLVVSPMAGFAVAALVLIGLKWWRPLSKMHKTPDQRRKLDDKKHPPFWNRLVLVISAMGVSFVHGSNDGQKGIGLIMLVLIGIVPAKFVLDLNSTTYQIERTRDATLHMSQFYQRNAATLGEFLALGKAKATDLPEQFSCNPQQTEPTIAALQSSLAGVTDYRDLSADKRVEVRRYLLCLDDTAKKVGKLPGLEAREKADLEKLRKDLTATTEYAPFWVIVAVALALGLGTMVGWKRVVLTVGEKIGKQGMTYAQGMSAQITAACAIGMANIFSLPVSTTHVLSSGVAGTMVANKSGLQGGTVKTILLAWVLTLPASMGLAAGLFWLASKAIG is encoded by the coding sequence ATGATCGATTTATTCAGCGGACTGGATGCCTGGGTCGTCGTGAGCCTGATGCTCGCTTTGACCTTCGTGCTCGCATTCGAGTTCATCAATGGCTTTCATGACACCGCCAATGCGGTAGCCACCGTCATCTATACCAAAGCCATGCCGCCACACCTGGCCGTGTTCTTCTCCGGGGTGTTCAACTTCCTCGGGGTTTTGCTCGGCGGTGTCGGGGTGGCCTATGCCATCGTCCACCTGCTGCCGGTGGAACTGCTGATCAATGTGAACACCGGCCACGGCCTGGCCATGGTCTTCTCGTTGCTGGCCGCGGCCATCACCTGGAACCTGGGCACCTGGTACTTCGGCATCCCGGCCTCCAGCTCGCACACCCTGATCGGCTCGATCCTCGGTGTGGGCCTGGCCAATGCCCTGCTCAGCGACATTCCCCTCGGCGATGGCGTCAACTGGCAGAAGGCGATCGACATCGCCCTGTCGCTGGTGGTCTCGCCCATGGCCGGCTTCGCCGTTGCCGCGCTGGTGCTGATCGGCCTGAAATGGTGGCGCCCGCTGTCGAAGATGCACAAGACCCCGGACCAGCGCCGCAAGCTCGACGACAAGAAGCACCCGCCGTTCTGGAACCGCCTGGTCCTGGTGATCTCGGCCATGGGCGTAAGCTTCGTGCACGGCTCCAACGATGGCCAGAAAGGCATCGGCCTGATCATGCTGGTGCTGATCGGTATTGTTCCGGCCAAGTTCGTCCTCGATCTGAACAGCACTACCTACCAGATCGAACGCACCCGCGACGCCACCCTGCACATGAGCCAGTTCTACCAGCGCAACGCCGCTACCCTGGGTGAGTTCCTGGCGCTGGGCAAGGCCAAGGCGACCGATCTGCCGGAGCAGTTCAGCTGCAACCCGCAGCAGACCGAGCCGACCATCGCTGCCCTGCAGTCCTCCCTCGCCGGCGTGACCGACTACCGCGACCTGAGCGCCGACAAGCGCGTGGAAGTGCGTCGTTACCTGCTGTGCCTGGACGACACGGCGAAGAAAGTTGGCAAGCTGCCAGGCCTGGAAGCCCGTGAAAAGGCCGACCTGGAAAAACTGCGCAAGGACCTGACCGCCACCACCGAGTACGCCCCGTTCTGGGTGATCGTCGCCGTCGCCCTGGCTTTGGGCCTGGGCACCATGGTTGGCTGGAAGCGCGTGGTGTTGACCGTCGGCGAGAAGATCGGCAAGCAGGGCATGACCTATGCCCAGGGCATGTCGGCACAGATCACCGCTGCCTGCGCCATCGGCATGGCCAACATCTTCAGCCTGCCGGTATCCACCACCCATGTCTTGTCGTCGGGCGTGGCCGGTACCATGGTCGCCAACAAGAGCGGCCTGCAAGGCGGTACCGTGAAGACCATCCTGCTGGCCTGGGTATTGACCCTGCCGGCGTCGATGGGCCTGGCGGCCGGCCTGTTCTGGCTGGCGTCCAAGGCCATTGGCTGA
- a CDS encoding methyl-accepting chemotaxis protein: MANSDEQSNRTNSVAAAINQLGAAAQEIAGNAAQASQHASSARLLAEEGQQVVQRNIDAMNRLSDLIVTSSEHIETLNNKTVNIGQILEVITSISQQTNLLALNAAIEAARAGEAGRGFAVVADEVRNLAHRTQESAQQVQTMIEELQVGARESVDTMGQSQRHSQDSMDIANQAGERLGSVTQRIGEIDGMNQSVATATEEQTAVVDSINMDINEINMLNQEGVENLQATLRACSDLEQQAGRLKHLVGSFRI, from the coding sequence ATGGCCAACTCCGACGAGCAGTCCAACCGCACCAACAGCGTCGCCGCCGCCATCAACCAGCTCGGCGCCGCCGCCCAGGAAATCGCCGGCAACGCCGCCCAGGCCTCGCAGCACGCCAGCTCCGCACGCCTGCTGGCCGAGGAAGGCCAGCAGGTGGTGCAGCGCAACATCGATGCGATGAACCGCCTGTCGGACCTGATCGTCACCTCCAGCGAGCATATCGAGACGCTGAACAACAAGACCGTCAACATCGGTCAGATCCTCGAAGTGATCACCAGCATCTCCCAGCAGACCAACCTGCTGGCGCTCAACGCCGCCATCGAGGCCGCCCGCGCCGGCGAGGCCGGGCGTGGTTTCGCCGTGGTCGCCGACGAAGTGCGCAACCTGGCCCACCGCACCCAGGAGTCGGCGCAGCAGGTGCAGACCATGATCGAAGAGCTGCAGGTCGGTGCCCGCGAATCCGTCGACACCATGGGCCAGAGCCAGCGCCACAGCCAGGACAGCATGGACATCGCCAACCAGGCCGGCGAACGCCTGGGCAGCGTGACCCAGCGCATCGGCGAGATCGACGGCATGAACCAGTCGGTGGCCACCGCCACCGAAGAGCAAACGGCCGTGGTCGACTCGATCAACATGGACATCAACGAGATCAACATGCTCAACCAGGAAGGCGTCGAGAACCTGCAGGCCACTCTGCGCGCCTGCTCGGACCTCGAGCAACAGGCCGGCCGCCTGAAGCATCTGGTCGGCAGCTTCCGCATCTGA
- a CDS encoding CoA-transferase subunit beta: MNYSTAEMMTVAAARRLRNGAVCFVGIGLPSKAANLARLTSSPDVVLIYESGPIGAKPSVLPLSIGDGELAETADTVVPTGEIFRYWLQGGRIDVGFLGAAQVDRFGNINTTVVGDYHAPKTRLPGAGGAPEIAGSAKQVLIILKQSPRAFVDKLDFITSVGHGEGGDSRKRLGLPGEGPVGIITDLCIMAPEEGTHEFVVTSIHPGVTREQIVAATGWAIRFADNVQQTAAPSDAELCALRDLEARTAAAHGQTAGEA; this comes from the coding sequence ATGAACTATTCCACCGCCGAAATGATGACCGTCGCCGCCGCCCGGCGCCTGCGCAACGGCGCTGTGTGCTTCGTCGGCATCGGCCTGCCGTCCAAGGCCGCCAACCTGGCGCGGCTGACCTCTTCGCCGGATGTGGTGCTGATCTACGAATCCGGCCCGATCGGCGCCAAGCCCAGCGTGTTGCCACTGTCGATCGGCGACGGCGAGCTGGCCGAGACCGCCGATACCGTGGTGCCGACCGGCGAGATCTTCCGCTACTGGCTGCAGGGGGGGCGTATCGATGTCGGTTTCCTCGGCGCGGCCCAGGTCGACCGCTTCGGCAATATCAATACCACCGTGGTCGGCGACTACCATGCGCCCAAGACCCGCCTGCCGGGTGCTGGCGGCGCGCCGGAGATCGCCGGTTCCGCCAAGCAGGTGCTGATCATCCTCAAGCAGTCGCCGCGCGCCTTCGTTGACAAGCTCGACTTCATCACCTCGGTCGGCCATGGCGAAGGTGGCGACTCGCGCAAACGTCTGGGCCTGCCCGGCGAGGGGCCGGTCGGCATCATCACCGACCTGTGCATCATGGCGCCGGAGGAGGGCACCCACGAGTTCGTGGTCACCTCGATCCACCCAGGCGTGACCCGTGAGCAGATCGTCGCCGCCACTGGTTGGGCGATCCGCTTCGCCGACAACGTGCAGCAGACCGCCGCGCCGAGCGATGCCGAACTTTGCGCCTTGCGCGACCTCGAGGCGCGCACCGCCGCCGCCCATGGCCAGACCGCAGGAGAAGCCTGA